One Candidatus Zixiibacteriota bacterium genomic window, CGACTGGGTCGTTTGTCCTCGGTAGGAATTTTCTCCTGCCCCATCGAAAGTTCCCCGCTCAAACCCATCTCCTCGGGATTCTTGACAGCGTCGTTGGGGACCAAGACGACATCGTAAGCCTCGGAGGTGACGACCTCGATCGTGCAGTTCATACCCGCTTTAAGCATATCATTGCGGTTATCTATTTTAGTGGTGACCTCAAAGACAGTAACATTCTGGTCGACAGTTGCGATCGGCGCGATCTTTTCGACCACGCCCTTGAATTTCGTATCCGGGTAAGCATCGGCTTCGACCTCCACACGCTGGCCGAGTTGAATCTGGCCGATATCGGTCTCATCGACATCCGCCACAACATAGACCGAATCCATCTGTGCCACCTGTACGATCGTAGTACCGCCGGAGACATTGGTCACACCCGATGAAATAATCTGCCCTTCCTCGACCAGTTTGCGCAAAACCAGCCCGTTCATAGGCGATCGAATATCGGTATCCTCCAGGCGTTCTTCTGCGGTCGATAGCGATGAGGTCGCTCGCACCAGGGTTGCGCGGGCTTGTTCCAAAGCGACCTCGGCCTCATCAAGCTCTTTCTCCGACAACAGGTTCTGGTCGAAAAGCTTCTTCTGACGGTTGTACTCGCGCTCTTTTTGGCGCACGGCGACTTTGGCCACCCGGTGA contains:
- a CDS encoding efflux RND transporter periplasmic adaptor subunit, producing MKKFVIIALVIIAGGAAAWYFFLHEGNAEENPFEITQQIAVAKKGDLLVSIHSNGTIEPVQTVEVKSKASGEIIKMGIDVGDYIYRDSLICILDTTTAYNDYRQAEADHRVAKVAVRQKEREYNRQKKLFDQNLLSEKELDEAEVALEQARATLVRATSSLSTAEERLEDTDIRSPMNGLVLRKLVEEGQIISSGVTNVSGGTTIVQVAQMDSVYVVADVDETDIGQIQLGQRVEVEADAYPDTKFKGVVEKIAPIATVDQNVTVFEVTTKIDNRNDMLKAGMNCTIEVVTSEAYDVVLVPNDAVKNPEEMGLSGELSMGQEKIPTEDKRPSREEMMEKMKSMTPEERRQFRKEMMERRKAMADKKVIMVKRNGEFVPEIVTVGDANLDYTHVLSGLSAGDTIDATPFSMMMQQRKELRERIERYRGGMGGLKKTN